The following are from one region of the Knoellia sp. p5-6-4 genome:
- a CDS encoding glycosyltransferase 87 family protein: MPTQQAGTWSGAVSPRGGRQVSVRYLGATATALGASWIGWRYGRNGGWFDLDVYIRGAQALVRGEDLYNVSVHGLPFTYPPFAALLFVPVGSLSPWLLEAIFTAGSLASYAFVLALLGTRLGLRSLDVALVGLVGLALEPIRFNITLGQINLYLMFLVVLDSLLVPKRHRGWLVGLAAGIKLVPGVFLLFFLVKRDWASAIRFGGAFLGTVIAGFIVAPRASLDYWLGAFVNLNRWGEGTVAGVWNQSLNGVWTRHVGSGWGGGLAALMLLGCIGLGLSVALALRASRLGDDVGATLALALGGLLASPISWTHHWVWICPVLLFLKANRLYGSLIVGAAVFWFGPFKLADSEATDLNLMQQLAAATYVVFGVCLLLRLLVPHSDPSEGAGGVHIRRQILWVRRSAAARLRRLIPGRSRFMRPAVTSDQGPLQ, translated from the coding sequence ATGCCGACCCAGCAGGCAGGCACGTGGTCGGGCGCGGTGTCCCCGCGCGGAGGTCGGCAGGTGTCTGTCCGGTACCTGGGGGCGACGGCGACGGCGTTGGGGGCGTCCTGGATCGGCTGGCGTTATGGCCGCAACGGTGGCTGGTTTGATCTGGACGTCTACATCCGCGGCGCTCAAGCGCTCGTTCGTGGGGAAGACCTGTACAACGTGTCTGTCCACGGTCTTCCCTTCACTTACCCGCCCTTCGCCGCGCTGCTCTTTGTGCCCGTTGGATCGTTAAGCCCTTGGCTACTCGAGGCGATCTTCACAGCTGGTTCTCTGGCCAGCTATGCCTTCGTGTTGGCGCTGCTGGGGACGCGGCTGGGGCTCAGGAGTCTGGATGTAGCGCTTGTGGGTCTGGTGGGCCTCGCCCTGGAACCGATTCGCTTCAACATCACCCTTGGCCAGATCAACCTGTACCTGATGTTCCTGGTGGTCCTTGACTCTCTGCTCGTCCCAAAAAGGCACCGTGGCTGGCTTGTGGGCCTCGCCGCAGGCATAAAGCTGGTCCCGGGCGTGTTCCTGCTTTTCTTCCTGGTGAAGAGAGATTGGGCATCTGCTATACGTTTCGGTGGAGCGTTTCTCGGAACGGTTATCGCAGGTTTCATCGTTGCACCCCGCGCCAGCCTCGACTATTGGCTAGGAGCGTTCGTAAATCTCAACCGCTGGGGCGAGGGCACGGTGGCTGGAGTATGGAACCAGTCACTGAACGGCGTCTGGACCAGGCATGTTGGCAGCGGTTGGGGTGGAGGTCTTGCAGCTCTCATGCTGCTGGGTTGCATCGGCTTGGGCCTGAGCGTGGCGCTTGCATTGCGAGCAAGTCGATTGGGCGATGATGTTGGCGCAACGCTGGCGCTGGCACTAGGGGGACTACTGGCATCGCCGATATCCTGGACGCACCATTGGGTGTGGATCTGCCCTGTCCTGCTGTTCCTCAAGGCGAACCGCCTCTACGGCTCCCTAATTGTCGGCGCAGCAGTCTTCTGGTTCGGACCCTTCAAACTCGCTGACTCAGAGGCTACAGATCTCAACCTGATGCAACAGTTGGCGGCCGCAACGTACGTCGTGTTCGGCGTCTGTTTACTTCTCCGTTTGCTGGTGCCCCACTCGGATCCGAGTGAAGGCGCAGGGGGTGTGCATATTCGACGCCAAATTCTGTGGGTGAGACGTTCTGCAGCGGCGAGATTGCGAAGGTTGATCCCCGGGAGGAGTCGTTTCATGCGTCCCGCGGTGACGAGTGACCAAGGACCTCTTCAGTGA
- the ahcY gene encoding adenosylhomocysteinase: MSFDYKVADLSLAEAGRHQIRLAEHEMPGLMSLREEFGESQPLKGAKIAGSLHMTVQTAVLIETLTALGAEVRWASCNIYSTQDEAAAAVVVGKGTTEAPAGVPVFAWKGETLEEYWDCTEQILTWPNGDGPNMILDDGGDATMLVHKGREWEAAGQVPPTTEEDSEEFAIFKALVRKTIEADATKWTKVSEGIKGVTEETTTGVHRLYQLAEAGNLLFPAINVNDSVTKSKFDNKYGCRHSLIDGLNRATDVLIGGKVAVVCGYGDVGKGCAQSLAGQGARVIVTEVDPICALQAAMEGFQVARLEDVVDTADIFITTTGCYDVITAEHMQQMKNKAIVANIGHFDNEIDMAGLAKVPGVQKTEIKPQVHEWTFASGSSIIVLSEGRLMNLGNATGHPSFVMSNSFSNQTIAQIELWTKPGEYENKVYVLPKHLDEKVARLHLDALGAKLTELTKGQAEYLGVDVAGPYKPEHYRY, encoded by the coding sequence ATGTCCTTTGACTACAAGGTGGCCGACCTGAGCCTCGCCGAGGCCGGCCGTCACCAGATCCGCCTGGCCGAGCACGAGATGCCCGGCCTGATGTCCCTGCGCGAGGAGTTCGGCGAGAGCCAGCCCCTCAAGGGCGCCAAGATCGCCGGTTCGCTGCACATGACCGTGCAGACCGCCGTGCTCATCGAGACCCTCACCGCCCTCGGCGCCGAGGTCCGCTGGGCCTCCTGCAACATCTACTCGACCCAGGACGAGGCCGCCGCCGCGGTCGTCGTCGGCAAGGGCACCACCGAGGCGCCGGCCGGCGTCCCCGTCTTTGCCTGGAAGGGCGAGACCCTCGAGGAGTACTGGGACTGCACCGAGCAGATTCTCACCTGGCCGAACGGTGACGGCCCGAACATGATCCTCGACGACGGCGGCGACGCCACGATGCTGGTCCACAAGGGCCGCGAGTGGGAGGCCGCCGGCCAGGTGCCGCCCACCACCGAAGAGGACTCCGAGGAGTTCGCCATCTTCAAGGCCCTGGTCCGCAAGACCATCGAGGCCGATGCCACCAAGTGGACCAAGGTCTCCGAGGGCATCAAGGGCGTCACGGAGGAGACCACCACCGGGGTACACCGCCTCTACCAGCTGGCCGAGGCCGGCAACCTGCTCTTCCCGGCTATCAACGTCAACGACTCGGTCACCAAGTCCAAGTTCGACAACAAGTACGGCTGCCGCCACTCGCTCATCGACGGCCTGAACCGCGCCACCGACGTCCTCATCGGCGGCAAGGTGGCTGTCGTCTGCGGCTACGGCGACGTCGGCAAGGGATGTGCCCAGTCGCTCGCCGGTCAGGGCGCCCGCGTCATCGTCACCGAGGTCGACCCCATCTGCGCCCTGCAGGCCGCGATGGAGGGCTTCCAGGTCGCCCGCCTCGAGGACGTCGTCGACACCGCCGACATCTTCATCACCACCACCGGCTGCTACGACGTCATCACCGCCGAGCACATGCAGCAGATGAAGAACAAGGCGATCGTCGCCAACATCGGTCACTTCGACAACGAGATCGACATGGCCGGTCTCGCCAAGGTGCCCGGTGTGCAGAAGACCGAGATCAAGCCGCAGGTCCACGAGTGGACCTTCGCTAGCGGCTCCTCGATCATCGTGCTCTCCGAGGGGCGCCTGATGAACCTCGGCAACGCGACCGGCCACCCCTCGTTCGTCATGTCGAACTCCTTCTCGAACCAGACGATCGCCCAGATCGAGCTCTGGACGAAGCCGGGGGAGTATGAGAACAAGGTTTACGTGCTGCCCAAGCACCTCGACGAGAAGGTCGCCCGTCTCCACCTCGATGCGCTCGGCGCCAAGCTCACCGAGCTGACCAAGGGCCAGGCGGAGTACCTTGGGGTCGACGTGGCAGGCCCGTACAAGCCGGAGCACTACCGCTACTGA
- a CDS encoding glycosyltransferase family 2 protein, with translation MSSSIRLRVLVVIPAYNEGASIADVVLGVRDRVPDADILVVDDGSTDATSEVARAAGATVARLPFNLGVGGAMRTGFRHAARHGYDAVVQVDGDGQHDPAYIPLLIAKLDRSDVVIGARFAGTGDYRVSGARRVAMSTLSTVMSALTGTHLADTTSGFRATGRRGIRVFAHHYPTEYLGDTVETLVIARKCGLAVSQVPVAMHHRTAGRPSRGPVGASLDLARACVVVALGLVRDWSLAPEKATS, from the coding sequence ATGTCCTCGAGCATTCGCCTTCGCGTGCTCGTTGTGATACCCGCGTACAACGAGGGCGCGAGCATTGCGGACGTCGTGCTGGGGGTCCGCGACCGCGTACCCGACGCAGACATTCTCGTGGTTGACGACGGGTCGACCGACGCGACCTCGGAGGTCGCTCGGGCTGCTGGGGCGACCGTGGCGCGCCTTCCGTTCAACCTCGGCGTCGGCGGCGCGATGCGGACCGGGTTCCGGCACGCGGCCCGCCACGGGTACGACGCCGTCGTCCAGGTCGACGGCGATGGCCAGCACGACCCGGCATACATTCCGCTCCTGATCGCAAAGCTGGATCGATCGGACGTCGTAATCGGTGCCCGCTTCGCCGGCACCGGGGACTACCGCGTTAGCGGTGCCCGCCGCGTAGCCATGTCAACACTGTCGACGGTCATGTCAGCACTCACGGGCACCCATCTCGCCGACACCACGTCAGGTTTCCGCGCGACGGGTCGCCGGGGCATCCGGGTGTTCGCACACCACTACCCCACTGAGTACCTCGGCGACACCGTGGAGACCTTGGTGATCGCGCGCAAGTGCGGTTTGGCCGTGTCGCAGGTTCCGGTCGCCATGCACCACCGGACCGCGGGCCGACCGAGCCGTGGCCCGGTCGGCGCCAGCCTCGACCTCGCCCGTGCTTGTGTCGTGGTGGCGCTGGGCCTGGTGCGGGACTGGTCGCTCGCACCCGAGAAGGCCACATCATGA
- a CDS encoding DUF2304 domain-containing protein: MTNDAYWLGVAGGVLIVAVVVEMVRRRYLRGRYAVVWVVLGAGAAILALFPDLLGRVANALGVVVPLNLLLFLGMLVMLVMIMQLSSETGRLRERTRILAEEVALMRAEADGRAAEGHPAASLDVVWADGP, translated from the coding sequence ATGACGAACGACGCCTACTGGCTCGGCGTGGCCGGCGGTGTGCTCATCGTCGCGGTCGTGGTCGAGATGGTGCGACGGCGCTACTTGCGTGGCCGGTATGCCGTGGTGTGGGTAGTGCTGGGTGCAGGCGCCGCGATTCTCGCGCTCTTTCCCGACCTGCTCGGGCGTGTGGCCAATGCCCTGGGCGTCGTAGTCCCCCTCAACCTGCTGCTCTTCCTAGGCATGCTGGTCATGCTCGTCATGATCATGCAGCTGAGCTCAGAGACCGGCCGGTTGCGAGAGCGCACCCGGATCTTGGCCGAGGAGGTGGCACTCATGCGTGCCGAGGCCGACGGCCGCGCCGCCGAGGGTCACCCTGCGGCGAGCCTCGACGTCGTGTGGGCGGACGGCCCTTGA
- a CDS encoding GDP-L-fucose synthase gives MTLDRDATFYVAGHRGLAGGAVWRHLQQEGFSRLVGRTSGELDLRERAPVREFFEDHRPRYVVMAAARVGGIGANSTFPVDFLSDNVRMQVNVLDAAHDVGVERLLFLGSSCIYPKLAPQPIEESSLLTGPLEPTNDAYAIAKIAGVMHVQAMRRQYGHRWISAMPTNLYGPGDNYDEGSSHVLAALIRRFDQAVREGATTVTNWGSGRPRREFLHVDDLASAVLRLLEAYDDPMPVNIGTGVDLTVAELAHLVATEVGYEGAIEWDTSKPDGTPRKLLDVSRIHALGWGHRVELREGLHDAYRWYLENG, from the coding sequence GTGACCCTCGACCGCGACGCCACGTTCTATGTGGCCGGCCACCGTGGTTTGGCCGGCGGCGCGGTGTGGCGCCACTTGCAGCAGGAGGGCTTCTCCCGGCTCGTCGGGCGCACTTCGGGTGAGCTGGACCTTCGCGAGCGGGCGCCGGTGCGCGAGTTCTTCGAGGACCACCGGCCCCGGTACGTCGTCATGGCTGCCGCGCGCGTTGGAGGGATCGGTGCCAACTCGACCTTTCCTGTCGACTTCCTCTCGGACAACGTGCGAATGCAGGTCAATGTCCTCGACGCCGCCCATGACGTGGGTGTCGAGCGGCTGCTCTTCCTCGGCTCGTCATGCATCTACCCCAAGCTCGCGCCCCAGCCCATCGAGGAGTCCTCGCTGCTCACGGGTCCGCTCGAGCCGACGAACGACGCGTACGCCATCGCCAAGATCGCTGGTGTGATGCACGTCCAGGCCATGCGGCGCCAGTATGGGCATCGCTGGATCAGTGCGATGCCGACGAACCTCTACGGGCCAGGAGACAACTACGACGAGGGCTCGTCACACGTACTGGCCGCGCTTATCCGCCGCTTTGACCAGGCGGTGCGCGAGGGCGCCACCACGGTGACCAACTGGGGGAGCGGCCGGCCGCGCCGCGAGTTCCTTCATGTGGACGACCTCGCCTCTGCGGTGCTCCGGCTGCTCGAGGCCTACGACGACCCGATGCCCGTCAACATCGGGACCGGAGTAGACCTAACGGTCGCCGAACTGGCCCACCTGGTCGCCACGGAGGTCGGGTACGAGGGCGCTATCGAGTGGGACACCAGCAAACCCGACGGGACGCCGCGCAAGCTGCTCGACGTCAGCCGGATCCACGCGCTCGGCTGGGGGCACCGGGTCGAGCTGCGGGAGGGCCTACACGACGCGTACCGCTGGTATCTGGAGAACGGTTAG
- a CDS encoding glycosyltransferase has product MLAIVPTLGERTNTLGSALESLLQQDGPVCRVVVVAPPTATEARAIAADAGAEVVDDPRRGLSAAMNAGLAARRGEDYLAWIGDDDVMRDGGLQTLADMLDRDPAAVVAFGACEYMNADDEVFAVSRAGALATRILRWGPDLIPQPASLTRLDAMETVGPYDESLRFVMDLDMFLRLRALGRFLSTGRTVACYRWHPDALTVANRGLSITEAEMVKRRHLPRWARPVAPLWELPVRAAISVVSVRLSTRARRPEPVR; this is encoded by the coding sequence GTGCTCGCCATCGTCCCCACCTTGGGAGAGCGCACCAACACCCTGGGGTCTGCTCTGGAATCCCTTCTTCAGCAGGACGGACCGGTGTGCCGCGTCGTCGTCGTGGCGCCTCCGACTGCCACGGAGGCGCGCGCCATCGCTGCCGACGCCGGGGCGGAGGTCGTGGACGACCCGCGTCGCGGGCTGTCAGCCGCAATGAACGCCGGTCTAGCCGCGCGGCGGGGGGAGGACTACCTCGCGTGGATTGGCGACGACGACGTCATGCGCGACGGCGGGCTGCAGACCTTGGCGGACATGCTCGACAGAGACCCCGCTGCGGTCGTCGCCTTCGGTGCATGTGAGTACATGAACGCCGACGACGAGGTCTTCGCGGTGAGCCGTGCCGGGGCCCTCGCGACCCGCATCCTGCGCTGGGGACCCGACCTCATTCCGCAGCCCGCCTCGCTCACACGGCTCGACGCGATGGAGACCGTCGGCCCCTACGACGAGTCACTTCGATTCGTCATGGACCTCGACATGTTCCTGCGCCTGCGGGCGCTGGGCCGCTTTCTCAGCACCGGTCGTACAGTTGCCTGCTACCGCTGGCACCCCGACGCGTTGACGGTGGCCAACCGGGGGCTGTCAATCACCGAAGCCGAGATGGTGAAGCGTCGCCATCTGCCCAGGTGGGCCCGTCCGGTTGCGCCGTTGTGGGAGCTCCCGGTGCGGGCCGCCATTTCGGTGGTGTCCGTCCGGCTGTCCACGCGTGCCCGGCGACCGGAGCCCGTGCGGTGA
- the gmd gene encoding GDP-mannose 4,6-dehydratase — translation MTKRALITGITGQDGSYLAELLLAKGYEVHGLIRRASTFNTRRIDHLYVDPHEQGARLFLHYGDITDGSRLVTLLNQVAPDEVYHLAAQSHVRVSFDEPEYTGDTTGLGSIRILEAIRMIGLDCRYYQASSSEMFGAASPPQSETTAFYPRSPYGAAKVYSYWVTRNYREAYGMFAVNGILFNHESPRRGETFVTRKITRAVARIKAGLETEVYMGNLDAVRDWGYAPEYVEAMWLTLQHDSPADYVVATGDAYSVRDFVRFSFEHAGLDWEEHVRFDERYLRPTEVDSLIGDSTRARQALGWEPKVRTPELARIMVDADMAALETEGTTWVHRAWVRG, via the coding sequence ATGACCAAGCGAGCGCTGATCACAGGAATCACGGGTCAGGACGGGTCGTACCTGGCCGAGCTCCTGCTTGCCAAGGGCTACGAGGTCCACGGCCTGATCCGGCGGGCGTCCACCTTCAACACGCGCCGCATCGACCACCTGTACGTCGACCCGCACGAGCAGGGCGCCCGCCTCTTCCTCCACTACGGCGACATCACTGACGGGTCACGGCTCGTGACCTTGCTCAACCAGGTGGCGCCGGACGAGGTCTACCACCTTGCCGCACAATCGCACGTACGCGTGAGCTTCGACGAGCCCGAATACACCGGCGACACCACGGGGCTAGGGTCGATCCGGATCCTCGAGGCCATCCGCATGATCGGGCTCGACTGCCGCTACTACCAGGCCTCGTCCTCGGAGATGTTCGGAGCCGCGTCGCCGCCGCAGTCAGAGACCACGGCGTTCTACCCGCGCAGCCCGTACGGCGCAGCCAAGGTCTACAGCTACTGGGTCACTCGCAACTACCGCGAGGCCTACGGCATGTTCGCGGTCAACGGGATTCTCTTCAACCACGAGAGCCCGCGACGCGGCGAGACCTTCGTGACCCGCAAGATCACTCGCGCGGTGGCTCGCATCAAGGCGGGCCTCGAGACCGAGGTGTACATGGGTAACCTCGACGCAGTGCGCGACTGGGGTTATGCGCCCGAGTACGTTGAGGCGATGTGGCTGACGCTGCAGCACGACAGCCCGGCCGACTACGTCGTGGCCACCGGTGACGCGTACTCCGTGCGGGACTTCGTCCGCTTCTCCTTCGAGCACGCCGGCCTCGACTGGGAGGAGCACGTGCGCTTCGACGAGCGGTACCTGAGACCCACCGAGGTGGACTCGCTGATCGGCGACTCCACCCGTGCGCGGCAGGCCCTCGGGTGGGAGCCGAAGGTGCGTACGCCCGAATTGGCGCGGATCATGGTCGACGCCGACATGGCCGCCCTCGAGACCGAGGGCACCACTTGGGTCCACCGGGCGTGGGTCCGTGGCTAA